One Hugenholtzia roseola DSM 9546 genomic window carries:
- a CDS encoding aspartate aminotransferase family protein — protein sequence MNLRQLFLAHQAQTSEFPLMLEVLSAKGIYLFGRKGKKYIDLISGIGVSNIGHRHPAVVRAIQRQLRKYLHVMVYGETLQSPQVFLAKALAQTLEKHTEKNLSNSLEKSSEKKSDTPTDPWATYFLNSGSEAIEGAMKLAKRYTGRKQILACRNAYHGSSQGALSLSSQDDFKRNFAPLLPQIDYLDFMNTDDLARITTQTAAVFIEPIQGEAGVRVGQAPYFQALRKKCSEVGALLVLDEIQTGFGRTGTFWAHQAYDIEPDILVCAKGMGGGLPIGAFMARRSKMQVLSKNPILGHITTFGGNALSAVASLATLRTLEAEKIYETAPQKHELFKQYLKHPAIKAIRGRGLMMAVEFESFDFLKKVIDRCLEKGVLTDWFLYCDNAMRIAPPLIITEKQIRKACLLILEAIEEVSAESI from the coding sequence ATGAACCTTCGCCAACTCTTTTTGGCTCACCAAGCCCAGACCTCCGAATTTCCGCTTATGTTGGAGGTGCTTTCTGCAAAGGGCATTTACCTTTTTGGGCGGAAGGGCAAAAAATACATAGACCTCATTTCGGGAATTGGCGTGTCTAATATTGGGCATCGTCACCCTGCCGTCGTGCGTGCCATTCAGCGGCAACTTCGCAAATATCTGCACGTCATGGTCTATGGCGAAACGCTGCAATCGCCACAGGTCTTTTTGGCAAAAGCCTTAGCCCAAACCTTAGAAAAGCATACAGAAAAAAATTTATCTAATAGTTTAGAAAAAAGTTCAGAAAAAAAATCAGATACGCCTACCGACCCTTGGGCTACCTATTTCCTCAATTCGGGCAGCGAAGCCATCGAAGGGGCAATGAAACTTGCCAAACGCTACACAGGGCGCAAGCAAATTTTAGCCTGCCGCAATGCCTATCATGGCTCCTCGCAAGGGGCTTTGTCGCTTTCAAGTCAGGACGATTTTAAGCGCAATTTCGCACCACTGCTGCCCCAAATAGACTACCTCGACTTTATGAATACCGACGATTTGGCGCGTATTACTACCCAAACGGCAGCCGTTTTTATCGAACCCATACAAGGCGAAGCAGGCGTAAGGGTAGGACAAGCTCCTTATTTTCAGGCACTTCGTAAAAAATGCAGTGAAGTAGGTGCGCTTTTGGTTCTCGATGAAATTCAAACGGGTTTTGGCAGAACAGGCACTTTTTGGGCGCATCAAGCCTACGACATCGAGCCTGATATTTTGGTCTGTGCCAAAGGCATGGGCGGTGGCTTGCCTATCGGCGCATTTATGGCACGCCGCTCGAAGATGCAGGTTTTGAGCAAAAATCCTATCTTGGGGCATATCACTACTTTTGGTGGAAATGCCCTTTCTGCGGTGGCTTCGTTGGCTACTTTGCGCACCCTCGAAGCCGAAAAAATCTATGAAACTGCTCCCCAAAAGCACGAACTTTTTAAGCAATATTTAAAGCACCCTGCCATTAAAGCCATTCGCGGCAGAGGACTGATGATGGCAGTAGAGTTCGAATCTTTTGACTTTCTTAAAAAAGTCATCGATAGGTGCTTGGAAAAAGGCGTACTAACCGACTGGTTTCTCTATTGCGACAACGCCATGCGCATTGCCCCACCACTTATCATCACCGAAAAGCAAATCCGCAAAGCCTGCCTACTTATTTTGGAGGCAATAGAGGAGGTGAGTGCTGAAAGCATCTGA